Part of the Trichoplusia ni isolate ovarian cell line Hi5 chromosome 16, tn1, whole genome shotgun sequence genome, TTGACGGATGAATTGAACGTTCACGGTGAGGACTTGTGAGAGGTGGTGCggaatttcaaaaatatttaagggaGGCATTTGCTTAGAATTAAGACACTGAAGAGCCTAtgagaaaaacttgcagaaaaCGCTGAATAAATGTACTGTCggtaacaaaattaatacaaaagccttgttttttttacacgTATACAAAAATAACCTTGACATAAAACTACTGAAAATATCAACTCGTTTGTTAATCTAATTCAGTTGCTGTCCCTACCTATTAACTATTGAAGTAAGCGTGAGTAACGACTTGTCAGTAATTGACTCCGTCGCACCGGCTTAATAACAGTTTAGTGTTAATTGCGACATTTAAAGTAGAGTCCGCTACAATGGCAAAATGTCGACGGCAATCAGCGATAGTGTTTAGCAATTTGCTATTTAGCTTATAAGGCTGCGATTTCGATATTTAAGTGAGGTGATTATAGTTTTGTTAAGTAAACGCTTCTAAATTAAGAATGGCATTATTTCCATTacggtgtttttttaatacacttggcgactgttattttaaatcaaatgacattattttgaataaaacaacgACTTCCTCACTATAGATTTTAATCCTCACGACAcgggggtttcataaatattcaaatcaaatacaaaatgacGCCTAGACTTAGATCAAGCTCATCGGATCGGATTATACAAATGTTAATCCTAAGAGGGGATTGAATCCGTGATACGTAGcgcaatgggtttggcgtggtgaccaataCTACTCGGCTAACCGCGCCGAATTGAAAGCCTTATTAGCGAGATTTCCATCCTTTGAATACAGTTACTTGGACACTTTCTACGCAAAATTGTCTTGTTCGGCAGTAACAGACATCGACACCCACACATCGGCAAATTTTAaagcattacatttttaatgagcaaataatgtttgttcctctctaATGTTCAAGACATTCGGAGATTAATCCCGCATGATGTCACGAGATCATTGTAGCTAGCACTTAGCTATTTACGCTGTATTTTGCTAAGTAATTCGGTTTCATGTGCTCTTCAAAAATACGCTTTACATCTGACGCAACATTTAAGTAAACAAATCATTTAACACTTGACATTGGAATTTGGATGGTCTaaggaattttatatttgtactactaaaaaaatgttcatataataaaataagaaatacagGTGTGGCTGAACTGGctttttgaatagttttagaGTTAACAGAgaaataaacctcttttatgAAGGCTCTTCTTCTTCTCTCTTActtccttttattttatatgtttaagtaatttaatggttttcagtaatgatgttataaattatagaTAACGAAATTACCTGAGTAGTAATTATTACAAGATCATAAAAGAAACAGTCAGTTTAATGATATGTTTACATTAAACTGTGATACagtattaaacaatatttgtagtgtttatattaagtatgaaattatttaaaacttcaaaataaataactttaatgatAAGCCACATAACCTGCAAGTAgataaaattacaaagtataaactttttaatgtaatacttaaattttatgaaacaaacttTCACCCatcattgcaaaaaaaaaaacatctgataACATCATGGCAGAATGTATAATTCCTTTGCTAGTTCCTAGAGATAAAGGAAAATGTATGATCACACTTTATTTCCATAATAATTTCCTGAGTTTATAATGGATCAATAtacatcaaatatattttttacttataccAGGGTAGGTACATGAGTTATGAATAAATGCTTACCAGCAAATTATTGAAAGAGGAGAtactcaacaaaaataaataaagctttttgtgttgataattcaatttaaaataatttaaataaattatgtgtttcTAATCAAGGTCTCTGGTTACTACAAAAATCAACTGtagcaaaacaataaataaactttattttatggaACAACACAAGATttgcttcaaaaatattaagaaataactCTGTAATTCAGAACTGAGTCAGGAACTATTGCAGTAAAAGTTTAACTTAGTTTTCCTGTTAGTAAAtactgttaattattttaaaacatacccATCTTTATCGAATGTTTCATAGCAGGCGTCCATGTCGCTGCAATCGAACTCGTCGACTGGCGTACCGTTACTATCTTCCAGCATTGGCGGTTGGATCGAAATGAGTCGCCAGCCCTCTCTACAGCCGTTTATAAGCAGCTCCAGCATGACTACCGAACCCAACGTAACCTTTTATGACCTAACAACATAAACAACACTTAGAAACGCCGAAACTAACTCAAAACAAAactgttacttatttttttacgagtATAAGAAGGAGAGCTTACcttgaaaaattgaaaacactTCCTTTCAGTTATAATTGGcatgataaattattatgaaatcatTTCGAAATCAAACATTTCGCCGAAAGCATGACATAGTCGCAAAATATGTTGCTGACTGTCAAAGTCAATGTCATACGGAGTTGTTTCGTTTTACTGCTTCGGCTTCTGTTTGATTTTGACGAAAAGCTTTCACTCAttgatttattgtgattttttaagACTTAATTGTTTCACGAAAATGTATTAACTTACGGTTGATGATGCACGTCAGATGAGTCAGATGTGCATTACTAACATGATTCTTGATTATATGCACTCTGTGCTTTTAACAAGACTTTTGACATATCACTGACAGAAAGTAGAAACCACAGGTTATAAAATTGTCGTTGTACTTGAGGTGAGCGGCGTCattgaaaaattgttatttgatattttgctGCGctcataattttcaaatatttgtgtcgTCAAAACGCTATAGTGTGTACTATTTAACCTAACAATTGCCATGGCAATTCCTGTGCATTAGCGTTTGTTAGAGATTGTTTTCATGTTGaggttattttgttttcatagtACCGACAATTTCAACAATTTGTGAAAATGGTGATACAGAAAGTTCATGGTATTCATGCTACCGGGGTGAGCCTCCACGAGCGCTTTTCTATGTTGGCACAGGCGGCACCAGATCGTGTTGCTATGCGGCAGAGAAGGCGGTCCTTGGTGaatcaaaatttaaactatGGGGACCGACTGCTTGAGCAGGTCGCTCGGCAACTACAACAGCAGCAAGCTAGGAAAGTAAGTAtccttataaaatatatatttgtaaaaattatgaTCTGTTTGGAAAAAACACAGTGGAAGTATGTAATGTAAACCTTGATTTTCAATGACAGCAACAAGTAACAAGCAGTGtgtaatgaaattatattatgtattgtttaaaaaagctTACATTCTGTACCTGTCTAGTGCAACAttcttttattaacaaaaaataccatGGTTGCCTTAGGGATAACATATTATGTACAATTATGGCATAATAAGTAGTTtttgaaatgcatttttttcatgtttcttCTAGAAGCCGgacagttattttaaaaccaccATATATCTCTATGTCTCCCTTTCCTCTTAGAAACCACTTGCTTCACATCTAGTTTATACACcgtagatgtttttttaattttgtgccATAAGTCATATTACTGTATGTATTAAGCCATATTGTtgctaaaaattaataaaattatttaacaattgagATATACTACTTAATGCCTCTCTGGAGTCAGCATTTTATATCTGACTGGGTAGTCTGATAAAGTTGATTTAATAAAGATTCACCACATCCATAAAGtcagtttgaaaataataaatctattcattttcattacatGCGAATTTGTCTGCAATTTGACTCCTTCAATTGACCGAAAAAACAAGACTTGGTAACTAACTAACCTAAAATTGATCTTTTGTTCATAtcaatataatgttataatcaAATATGTGTTGTCTTCTAGCAAGCACTGAGGCAGCGTTTAGGACTCCCACAGCCTGGTCTGCGCCGGTTTGGTAGTGAAGGTAGCCTCGCAGGTTTGAAGAGGTCAAATAGCTTTGGAAACCTCAGCCAGCAGAGTGTGAAGAATAGAGTAGCTTGGAGACAATCTAATTTTAATCTAAGGTATGtgctttatttaaagaatatatatttttagggaTGGGCCGAAATTCGTTTTACATTCGGTTTAACCGAACTTCGGCAGCTTGAACCGAACTTCGTCATTCGGCCGAATTTCGGTTAAAATGCCGAATATTCTGCACTAAATATACTTGAACTAtcataatagaaattaataaaaaaacgtatgtGTAGTTTACGTGATAAacagaaaactttaattaattttttaattacctttctcaaaaatatttggttacttaatcaaacaaaattaaaccacTCTTCTTACTAATCAAACCAGCCTtagaaatctttatttcttaatcaaaaacaaaattttaatcaacaaagtttagtcaatcaaaccaaaaaaaatcacgtaagaacaattaatttaatttgtgaaatgtaaataatagcaCGTGACAAGATGGTGATGGTCTTTACAAATAACTAGCTTGCTAACGGCCCGCGGGGAAGTGCGGAGTACGGGCGAGGTACATCTAGCAATATTTGCAGCAAGTGCGTAAACAAGACACAATTCTTTATTTCCAGACTATTTGATATTTCTAGTTTATGGACTGATACttgtagtttaaatataaattgatatttaaactcCTGAGAGTCACTGCTTTTGGTATTAGTCTTCTGTAATAAAGTTTAGGTTTGAAAAaaatttgtaagttattttgcCAGGTcaggataaaattaaatacagcaTAATTAATTGTTTCTCTTTCTTTACAGTAGGTCATCATctttcaacaattttaataacttagCCTGGTACGGGCGGGCGCTGCGCGGGTTCCGTAAGCGAGGCAGTGCATTACGCGGACGATTCAGGTACTTACACACTTTATAATAATTCCTCTAAACTTTATAATCTGTATAATggttttaaacttaatatatttcatGTGTTGTTATCCTAATTTTGAACAGCAGAAGGTAATTTACCTTAGCCACTTCACTATTGTCTCGTAAAACTGTAACTCGACTTTAAACATGTAAGTTGTCGTGTTGCCAGGGCGGGTCGTCAAGGCGTGGGCCGCATGAGCCAGCAGCGCGTGGGCTTCCAGCAGCGGCgcggggcggcgcggcgcggcctgcagcagcagcagcggaGGGCGCCCGCGACGCCCGCGCAGCAGCACGCGCAGCCGCGACCGCAACTCGCGCGACGCGGGGCCGGCAGGGGTCGGGGGAGAGGTATATA contains:
- the LOC113501907 gene encoding chromatin target of PRMT1 protein-like; the encoded protein is MVIQKVHGIHATGVSLHERFSMLAQAAPDRVAMRQRRRSLVNQNLNYGDRLLEQVARQLQQQQARKQALRQRLGLPQPGLRRFGSEGSLAGLKRSNSFGNLSQQSVKNRVAWRQSNFNLSRSSSFNNFNNLAWYGRALRGFRKRGSALRGRFRAGRQGVGRMSQQRVGFQQRRGAARRGLQQQQRRAPATPAQQHAQPRPQLARRGAGRGRGRGGLSRSQSQSRLLSKEELDAQLDQYMSCTKAALDQQLDNYMKSAMELE